Proteins found in one Thermogemmata fonticola genomic segment:
- a CDS encoding DUF1501 domain-containing protein, with amino-acid sequence MNRRHFLTIGGSTLFGLTWADILRAQAVTEVGRPQPKARQMICLWLGGGPPHRDSFDPKPDAPAEFRSSFQTIRTNVPGIHVTELLPRMARIADKYTIIRSCTTGDARADHAKDTYYWLTGNRRREPQTPKYPTYGSVVAKLRPAPPGIPSFISFEGANVLVDSYLGSAVAPLVFSDQQARAMREMLTVPQAQLTLFDRERNLVHAFNRLRYQLDKFEPLLEGRDRFQQNAFDMLRSARIAQALDLSKESPRNLQRYGATSENRARGGRSACEAVLLARRLIEAGVPFVHLRLLSWDFHDDNDGGCRNNWPSIDSAVSSLLEDLDERGLLKTTIVTLLGEMGRTPWRQGGGGKGTDHWPVQFVVVAGGGFKGGTVVGTTDYRAAQITDKLYYVESFARTIYTLLGINPDQELLTTDGRPIKIVVQDRPLIREALA; translated from the coding sequence ATGAATCGTCGCCATTTTCTGACGATTGGCGGGAGCACCCTGTTTGGGCTGACGTGGGCAGATATTCTGCGTGCTCAGGCTGTAACTGAGGTTGGTCGTCCCCAGCCGAAGGCACGCCAGATGATCTGTCTCTGGTTGGGTGGAGGACCGCCCCATCGTGATTCGTTTGATCCAAAGCCTGATGCTCCTGCGGAATTTCGTAGCTCGTTCCAAACAATCCGTACCAATGTGCCGGGTATTCACGTGACGGAATTATTGCCGCGGATGGCGCGAATCGCTGACAAGTACACCATCATTCGCTCCTGTACTACCGGAGATGCGCGAGCAGACCATGCTAAGGATACCTACTACTGGTTGACCGGTAACCGCCGACGTGAACCACAAACCCCTAAGTATCCGACTTACGGAAGCGTTGTAGCAAAGCTCCGCCCCGCCCCGCCTGGCATCCCCAGTTTCATCTCGTTTGAAGGAGCCAACGTACTGGTCGATTCCTACCTGGGTTCCGCGGTAGCTCCCTTGGTGTTTTCAGACCAGCAAGCTAGGGCGATGCGGGAAATGCTCACAGTTCCCCAAGCGCAATTGACGCTATTCGATCGTGAACGCAATTTGGTGCACGCTTTCAACAGGCTACGCTATCAACTTGACAAATTTGAACCGCTTTTAGAAGGACGTGATCGTTTCCAACAAAATGCCTTCGACATGCTGCGCTCGGCACGTATTGCCCAAGCGTTGGACCTCAGCAAAGAAAGCCCGCGCAATTTGCAACGTTACGGTGCCACGTCCGAGAATCGGGCCCGTGGCGGCCGCAGCGCTTGTGAAGCGGTACTTCTAGCTCGGAGACTGATCGAGGCAGGCGTACCGTTCGTCCACCTCCGGCTGCTGAGTTGGGATTTCCACGACGACAACGATGGCGGCTGTCGCAACAACTGGCCTTCGATCGATAGCGCCGTGTCCAGCCTGTTGGAAGACCTCGACGAACGCGGCTTGCTAAAAACCACCATCGTAACCCTTTTGGGCGAGATGGGGCGAACCCCTTGGCGCCAGGGTGGTGGTGGCAAAGGTACCGACCATTGGCCTGTCCAATTCGTCGTTGTCGCGGGCGGCGGCTTTAAGGGAGGGACTGTTGTCGGCACCACGGATTATCGCGCCGCTCAGATCACCGACAAGCTTTATTACGTCGAGAGCTTCGCTCGCACCATCTATACTTTGCTCGGCATCAACCCGGACCAGGAACTACTCACCACTGATGGCCGACCCATCAAAATTGTCGTTCAAGATCGGCCGCTTATTCGTGAGGCGCTGGCGTAA
- a CDS encoding DUF1549 and DUF1553 domain-containing protein: MVQGRGGFRLSLFGYLPAADHDQLLKDASGRRVNLVHPENSLFLLKATGQVPHEGGMRTGVGSYEYQILRNWVAAGAPFDSVNNSHVKEMIVSPARFTGKPKEHFTLKVEVVFRDGSREDITALCVFESNNREVAEVDARGHVSVVGVGDAAIVIRYPGQVGMALVVVMPEKIENSFPEVKEHNFIDKHILARLRLLGIQPSELCDDATFLRRVYLDVTGALPTPDEVRAFLADKDPEKRSKKIEALLGHPDHAALWATKFMDILRLSSFHAPGFPPQVHHEYRAYEWLRARLKENIPYDQLVERILTATSREGRSLEEWAEEAVKIVLEEVEGKAPTTYAARKTLDLFWQRRMESDVDHAIRVGHAFLGLRLQCAQCHRHPNDVWTQDDLLSFANFFMRIPHYNGLAAPRAKASQEVVALALQKAKGLPPKAQGLLKGQLGDGEIWVLTRKDLDGPGMKNGRSFFNSGQKATGYAIVTSPLGTQTSKTLRFLGEREPIAEPPDGVDRRQLVMDWLRRPDNPFFAKAIVNRVWEHYFGRGLIDPVDDLSPLNPPSHPELLQELCAGFIRNGYDLRWLHRTILCSRTYQQSSVTNDSNRHDRRNFASFYLRRLPAEVLLDCFDQVVGIRSVPGEKVPPGMPAGIRLLEGGAIFHRKDTDTAFALEAFGRPKRDVEVVCDCERENQANMLQALYFANHPAVRKKLKDPRNRLSEILKKYPTEAERITEIFLLTLSRMPSDQELHLAQEFLKQTHDTLEGYRSLIWSLVNSNEFIFNH; encoded by the coding sequence ATGGTTCAAGGTAGGGGAGGCTTTCGTCTCAGTCTCTTCGGCTACTTGCCTGCTGCTGACCACGACCAATTGTTGAAAGATGCATCGGGGCGACGGGTCAATCTTGTCCATCCTGAGAATAGCCTGTTTCTGTTGAAGGCCACGGGTCAAGTTCCGCACGAAGGCGGCATGCGCACGGGTGTGGGTTCTTACGAGTACCAAATTCTCCGCAATTGGGTGGCGGCGGGTGCCCCGTTCGATTCCGTCAATAACTCTCATGTGAAGGAAATGATTGTGTCTCCGGCGCGGTTTACAGGCAAGCCGAAAGAGCATTTTACATTGAAAGTGGAAGTAGTTTTCCGGGACGGGTCGCGGGAAGATATCACAGCTCTGTGTGTGTTTGAGTCCAACAATCGGGAGGTGGCCGAAGTTGATGCCCGCGGACATGTGAGTGTGGTAGGAGTAGGAGACGCGGCTATCGTGATTCGCTACCCGGGCCAAGTTGGCATGGCCCTGGTAGTGGTAATGCCCGAAAAAATCGAGAACAGTTTCCCCGAAGTGAAAGAACACAACTTCATTGACAAACATATCCTTGCTCGTTTACGTCTTCTTGGCATTCAACCATCGGAGTTGTGCGATGATGCTACTTTTCTCCGCCGAGTTTATCTGGACGTGACTGGTGCTCTGCCGACACCCGATGAAGTGCGTGCCTTTTTGGCAGACAAGGACCCGGAGAAGCGCTCCAAAAAGATTGAAGCTTTGCTAGGGCATCCTGATCATGCGGCTTTGTGGGCCACCAAGTTTATGGACATCCTGCGTTTGAGCAGTTTCCACGCTCCAGGTTTTCCTCCGCAGGTGCACCATGAGTACCGCGCCTACGAGTGGTTGCGAGCGCGGTTGAAGGAAAACATCCCTTACGATCAACTCGTGGAACGTATCCTCACGGCAACTTCGCGCGAAGGGCGGAGCCTGGAAGAATGGGCCGAGGAAGCCGTCAAGATCGTGCTCGAAGAGGTAGAGGGAAAAGCGCCGACGACCTATGCCGCCCGCAAAACTCTGGATTTGTTCTGGCAGCGACGCATGGAGAGCGATGTGGATCATGCCATTCGCGTCGGACATGCGTTTTTGGGCCTGCGTTTGCAATGCGCACAGTGCCATCGCCATCCCAATGACGTGTGGACCCAGGATGATCTTCTCAGCTTTGCCAACTTTTTCATGCGGATACCCCACTATAACGGCCTTGCTGCTCCGCGCGCCAAGGCGAGTCAAGAGGTCGTAGCTCTGGCGTTGCAAAAGGCCAAAGGGTTGCCCCCGAAAGCCCAAGGTTTGCTCAAAGGGCAGCTTGGCGACGGGGAAATCTGGGTGCTGACCAGGAAAGACCTTGACGGGCCTGGGATGAAGAATGGCCGTTCGTTCTTCAACAGCGGCCAGAAAGCAACCGGCTACGCCATCGTCACGAGTCCGCTCGGCACGCAAACTTCCAAGACGCTGCGTTTTCTCGGCGAGAGGGAGCCGATAGCCGAGCCGCCCGACGGTGTGGATCGCCGCCAACTCGTGATGGATTGGTTGCGGCGCCCGGACAATCCGTTTTTCGCCAAGGCGATCGTCAACCGCGTGTGGGAACATTATTTCGGGCGCGGCCTGATCGATCCGGTGGACGACCTTTCGCCGTTGAATCCTCCGTCGCACCCGGAACTGCTCCAGGAATTGTGCGCGGGATTCATCAGGAATGGCTACGATTTGAGATGGCTGCATCGGACCATTCTCTGTAGCCGCACTTACCAGCAAAGCAGTGTGACCAACGACAGCAATCGGCACGATCGCCGTAATTTCGCCTCGTTTTACCTGCGGCGTCTACCGGCAGAGGTGTTGCTGGACTGCTTCGACCAAGTTGTGGGAATCCGGTCCGTTCCGGGAGAGAAAGTGCCGCCGGGAATGCCGGCAGGTATTCGGCTATTGGAAGGCGGAGCCATTTTCCACCGCAAAGACACAGACACGGCATTCGCCTTGGAGGCCTTTGGCCGACCGAAGCGCGATGTGGAAGTTGTTTGCGATTGCGAACGCGAGAACCAAGCCAACATGCTTCAAGCCCTTTATTTTGCCAATCATCCGGCAGTACGCAAAAAGCTCAAGGATCCCAGGAATCGCTTGTCTGAGATTCTCAAAAAATACCCCACAGAGGCGGAACGGATCACCGAAATCTTCTTGCTTACTCTAAGCCGAATGCCCTCCGACCAGGAGCTTCACTTGGCCCAGGAGTTCCTGAAACAAACACACGACACCCTGGAAGGTTACAGGAGCTTGATCTGGAGCCTGGTGAACTCGAATGAGTTTATTTTCAACCACTAG
- a CDS encoding FecR domain-containing protein, which yields MALGIVITNWRLAPQQAPQDPLPLAQSSPSVVAELKKVEGNVLVVNHDESRPAYSGQFLFPGQSIVTRGSESKALVAIDDDAKMNISGDTVVYTSLQKEENARLFIVEQGNLVVDVGRVIKRKMKVQTAIGIAVAEAETSLHILDGEGLAVIRGEVRFTHKLSGKSISIREGHYLVATEAGDVSLGRLFLGQGNNWAVFPNFGLDTRAVALNLAFSPDSEWLAAACRVSKEERSIRLGPVQSQAPPRELLGRSCVAFSLDGKTLAAGGRGHVILYGLPPDQPPRLLTDKKNLGENTISCLAFSPNSKILATGLSTGNVLLWDLTTGVVQAKFPAHNASLTSLAFSPDGTLLASGGLDSTVIVRDALLGSERLRIDCPPALAVWAVSFSPDSTTLAIATGPRDFRMRYPVGDVRLWDIAGQKMKHILCGHTRAVTSLAFSSDGLTIVTGSADTTVRFWNVTKGAEYGMLKGHEGAVGFEGLSVALSPDGKYLATGSYDRTVKVWKTTTLLNNDEPTDSLARTGPWLDAELFRPRGLTLAEPIRSNYQRPRYR from the coding sequence GTGGCTTTAGGGATAGTCATCACAAATTGGCGGCTGGCCCCCCAACAAGCTCCGCAGGATCCATTACCGCTTGCCCAGTCCAGTCCGAGTGTAGTTGCCGAGTTGAAAAAGGTGGAAGGGAATGTCCTGGTGGTGAATCATGACGAGAGCAGGCCAGCCTATTCTGGTCAGTTTCTCTTTCCGGGTCAAAGCATCGTGACACGGGGATCAGAGAGTAAGGCTTTGGTGGCCATCGATGACGACGCCAAGATGAACATCAGCGGCGACACAGTCGTGTACACATCGTTGCAAAAGGAGGAGAACGCCCGTTTGTTCATTGTGGAACAAGGCAACTTAGTAGTGGACGTGGGGCGAGTTATCAAGCGCAAGATGAAAGTGCAGACTGCAATTGGCATTGCCGTAGCCGAGGCGGAAACGTCGTTGCATATCCTCGACGGGGAGGGATTGGCAGTCATACGCGGTGAGGTCCGCTTCACTCATAAGCTCAGCGGAAAATCGATTTCGATCAGAGAGGGACATTATCTGGTGGCGACTGAGGCAGGGGACGTATCCCTGGGCCGTTTGTTCTTGGGGCAAGGAAACAATTGGGCGGTCTTTCCTAACTTCGGCTTGGATACCCGAGCGGTAGCTCTGAATCTGGCATTTTCGCCGGACAGCGAATGGTTGGCGGCGGCATGTCGTGTTAGCAAAGAAGAAAGAAGTATTCGTTTGGGGCCGGTTCAAAGCCAAGCGCCCCCGAGGGAACTGTTGGGTCGGTCGTGTGTGGCATTTTCGCTGGATGGAAAGACGTTGGCTGCAGGAGGTCGTGGACATGTGATATTGTACGGTTTGCCGCCGGATCAGCCGCCACGGCTGCTGACCGACAAAAAGAATCTGGGGGAAAACACTATCAGTTGCCTAGCGTTCTCGCCCAATAGCAAAATATTGGCAACGGGTCTGAGCACAGGGAACGTACTCTTGTGGGACCTGACCACGGGAGTTGTCCAAGCCAAGTTCCCCGCCCACAATGCCTCGCTCACATCCCTCGCCTTTTCTCCTGACGGAACCCTCCTCGCATCAGGTGGTCTCGATTCCACCGTCATCGTACGGGATGCTCTGTTGGGATCAGAAAGGCTGAGAATCGATTGTCCGCCGGCACTGGCTGTTTGGGCTGTTTCCTTCTCTCCCGATAGTACCACGTTGGCCATCGCCACAGGCCCGCGGGATTTTCGCATGCGTTATCCCGTAGGTGATGTACGGCTATGGGACATTGCTGGTCAGAAAATGAAGCATATCCTATGCGGCCACACCCGAGCGGTAACCTCGCTAGCATTCTCCTCCGATGGCTTGACTATCGTGACGGGAAGTGCCGATACCACAGTGCGTTTCTGGAATGTGACGAAGGGCGCAGAGTACGGCATGCTGAAAGGGCATGAAGGAGCCGTGGGCTTTGAGGGTCTGAGTGTAGCTTTGTCTCCCGATGGAAAATACCTCGCCACAGGCAGCTACGACCGCACTGTCAAGGTCTGGAAAACGACTACTTTGTTGAACAACGATGAACCGACTGATTCGCTTGCGAGGACAGGCCCGTGGTTGGACGCCGAACTGTTCAGACCACGCGGCCTTACATTAGCCGAGCCAATAAGGAGCAATTACCAACGGCCTCGCTATCGCTAG
- a CDS encoding RNA polymerase sigma factor, translated as MQESPLLRQFLQHRHVILAYVHTLTRDWSASEEIFQEVGLAIAQQARNGVQVNQFLAWALEIARRQTSAYYRRHQRQKKIMPLSESLAEVVAQSIQENERLVGESDVRYRFLKMCLEALKGRSREVIEQRYKLGRSISDIAKTLAWQPESVKVALSRARQWLRNCVQRKVHLIED; from the coding sequence ATGCAAGAATCACCATTGCTACGGCAGTTTTTGCAACATAGGCACGTGATTCTCGCTTACGTTCATACGCTGACCCGCGATTGGTCCGCAAGCGAAGAGATTTTTCAAGAAGTCGGGCTTGCGATAGCTCAACAAGCCCGAAATGGCGTCCAGGTGAATCAATTTTTGGCGTGGGCATTGGAGATTGCCAGGCGGCAAACCTCGGCCTACTACCGCAGGCACCAGCGGCAGAAAAAAATAATGCCCCTGTCCGAGTCCTTGGCAGAAGTGGTGGCCCAGTCGATTCAAGAAAACGAGCGATTAGTAGGGGAAAGCGACGTCCGCTATCGGTTTTTGAAAATGTGCTTAGAAGCTCTCAAGGGGCGGAGCCGGGAAGTTATCGAACAGCGTTATAAACTTGGGCGTTCTATTTCTGACATTGCGAAGACCTTGGCATGGCAACCAGAATCAGTCAAAGTCGCCCTGAGTCGAGCACGGCAATGGCTGCGCAATTGTGTTCAGAGAAAAGTACATCTTATTGAAGATTAG
- a CDS encoding NAD(P)/FAD-dependent oxidoreductase, which yields MHANMHHQILIVGGGTAGITVAARLRRSDKRLDVAIIEPSEKHYYQPLWTLVGAGVFPKQASERAEADYIPKGVAWIRDAVTEFLPAENQVKTRDGRTVSYDYLVVAPGLQLNWDQVKGLPETIGHNGVCSVYSYQYVDYTWECIRNFKGGTALFTQPATPIKCGAAPQKIMYLAEHYFRRTGIRDRSRIVFASANRKIFGVEKYAEALSKVLARKGIDTRFRHNLVEIRPNTHEAVFENLDTQETVVLTYDMIHVTPPQGPPDFVRNSPLANESGWVDVDKYTLQHVRYPNVFSLGDVSNLPTSKTGSAIRDQAPVLVKNLLAAMRHQPLPARYDGYSACPIITDYGKLILAEFDYDHKPKETFPFNQAKERWSMWLLKKYGLPWMYWNLMLKGRM from the coding sequence ATGCACGCCAACATGCATCACCAGATTCTGATTGTGGGAGGCGGCACGGCAGGGATTACAGTCGCCGCTCGGCTTCGTCGGTCTGATAAACGGTTGGATGTAGCCATTATCGAACCATCCGAGAAACATTACTACCAACCCCTTTGGACGCTGGTGGGTGCCGGTGTTTTCCCCAAACAAGCCAGCGAGCGGGCAGAAGCCGATTACATCCCGAAGGGAGTCGCCTGGATTCGTGATGCCGTAACTGAGTTTCTACCCGCGGAGAATCAGGTTAAGACACGTGATGGACGAACGGTTAGCTACGACTACCTTGTGGTAGCGCCGGGTCTCCAACTCAACTGGGATCAAGTGAAGGGGCTGCCCGAAACGATTGGCCACAACGGAGTGTGTAGCGTTTATAGCTATCAGTACGTCGATTATACGTGGGAATGCATTCGCAACTTCAAGGGTGGTACCGCTTTGTTCACACAACCAGCTACTCCCATCAAATGCGGTGCGGCTCCGCAAAAGATCATGTACCTGGCTGAGCATTACTTCCGCCGGACGGGGATCCGCGACCGCTCCCGCATCGTATTTGCCTCCGCCAACCGCAAAATCTTTGGCGTGGAAAAGTACGCGGAAGCACTGAGCAAGGTATTAGCCCGCAAGGGAATCGATACCCGTTTCCGGCACAACCTCGTCGAAATCCGACCAAACACCCATGAGGCGGTCTTTGAAAACCTAGACACGCAGGAAACCGTCGTCTTGACCTATGACATGATCCACGTCACCCCACCACAAGGTCCCCCGGATTTCGTGCGGAATAGTCCGCTTGCCAACGAATCTGGTTGGGTGGACGTCGACAAGTACACCCTTCAACACGTACGTTACCCAAATGTCTTCAGCCTGGGCGACGTCAGCAACCTGCCCACTTCCAAAACCGGATCGGCCATCCGCGACCAAGCCCCCGTGTTAGTCAAAAACTTGCTAGCTGCCATGCGACACCAACCACTGCCTGCCCGCTATGACGGCTACTCTGCCTGCCCCATTATTACAGACTACGGCAAACTGATACTGGCAGAATTTGACTATGACCACAAACCTAAGGAGACCTTCCCCTTCAATCAGGCTAAGGAACGCTGGAGTATGTGGCTCCTGAAAAAATACGGCCTCCCCTGGATGTATTGGAACCTGATGCTCAAAGGCCGTATGTAA